A single window of Acinetobacter lwoffii DNA harbors:
- a CDS encoding helix-turn-helix domain-containing protein: MAKTLQELLASRSPESQARIQKMADELLLENQLHLIREELEISQKELAETLGIKQPSLSAIENRGNDLKISTMKKYVEAMGGKLRIDVELPTGKHIGFNV, encoded by the coding sequence ATGGCTAAGACTCTGCAAGAATTGTTAGCTAGCCGCTCTCCAGAGAGCCAAGCCCGTATTCAAAAAATGGCAGATGAATTACTGCTAGAAAATCAGCTTCATCTTATTCGTGAAGAACTCGAAATTTCTCAAAAAGAGCTTGCTGAAACTTTGGGAATAAAACAGCCATCGCTTTCAGCAATAGAAAATCGTGGCAATGATCTTAAGATTTCAACCATGAAAAAGTATGTTGAGGCAATGGGTGGGAAGCTCCGTATTGATGTAGAGCTTCCAACAGGAAAACATATAGGATTCAACGTTTAA